One Panicum virgatum strain AP13 chromosome 3N, P.virgatum_v5, whole genome shotgun sequence DNA segment encodes these proteins:
- the LOC120667780 gene encoding uncharacterized protein LOC120667780, with protein MTEIFMPTRFAGGRRRHGDGELGGGGARLARGNVVYAGTLHRSPSKHPPFPSSGGTAVLCLARRADGDDRNAEKAGGAGAGGNAGVHRVGSGMEGAGAGVDHPNSTSSQHRPARRAQELKRVFLLPLFKVSSWGLMLWLGYSVFYVTVKNLLGKYLKDDVVYAQLYAFIKKLVMAAMKDQEIREVVSATIIDIVPRSLEPINPILQFRELSQVRFYCYCSFICLLWYYYLKK; from the exons ATGACGGAGATATTTATGCCCACTCGGTTCGccggaggacgccgccgccacggagATGGCGAactaggaggaggaggtgccagGCTCGCAAGGGGCAACGTCGTCTACGCCGGCACACTCCATCGCTCGCCCTCCAAGCACCCACCTTTCCCTTCCTCCGGCGGCACCGCCGTGCTCTGCCTGGCCCGGCGAGCCGACGGTGACGACCGCAACGCCGAGAAAGCTGGCGGAGCGGGAGCTGGCGGTAACGCAGGAGTTCATCGCGTCGGCAGCGGCATGGAAGGCGCGGGAGCCGGCGTCGACCACCCCAACAGCACGTCGAGCCAGCACCGCCCAGCACGGCGAGCCCA GGAGCTGAAACGGGTGTTCTTACTGCCATTGTTCAAGGTATCATCCTGGGGACTTATGCTTTGGCTCGGTTACAGCGTTTTCTATGTCACCGTGAAGAATTTACTGGGCAAGTACTTGAAAGATGATGTTGTGTATGCTCAGTTGTATGCCTTCATTAAGAAGCTGGTAATGGCTGCTATGAAGGATCAAGAAATTAGGGAAGTGGTGTCGGCAACCATAATAGACATTGTTCCTCGTTCCCTTGAGCCAATAAATCCAATCTTACAGTTCAGGGAGTTGAGTCAGGTGAGGTTCTATTGTTACTGTAGCTTCATATGTTTGTTGTGGTACTACTACCTGAAGAAATGA